From Variovorax sp. J2L1-78, the proteins below share one genomic window:
- the cyoB gene encoding cytochrome o ubiquinol oxidase subunit I, with product MFESLDLTKLIFGKLSWEAIPLHEPILIATFIAVGLGGFALLAALTYFKVWGVLWRDWFTSIDHKKIGIMYMVLGIVMLLRGFADAIMMRLHQAMAFGDNQGFLPPHHYDQIFTAHGVIMIFFVAMPLVTGLMNYVVPLQIGARDVAFPFLNNFSFWMTASGAVLVMASLFVGEFARTGWLAYPPLSGILHSPDVGVDYYIWSLQIAGVGTLLSGINLLATIVKMRAPGMGMMKMPVFTWTSLCTNVLIVAAFPVLTAVLALLSLDRYVGTNFFTNDFGGNAMMYVNLIWIWGHPEVYILILPLFGVFSEIVSTFSGKRLFGYASMVYATVVITILSYLVWLHHFFTMGSGASVNSFFGITTMIISIPTGAKIFNWLFTMYRGRIRFEVPMLWTVGFMVTFVIGGMTGVLLAVPPADFVLHNSLFLIAHFHNVIIGGVLFGLFAGINYWFPKAFGYKLDAFWGKMSFWFWLIGFWMAFMPLYILGLMGVTRRVSHFEDMSLQIWFQIAAFGAFLIALGIASFLIQLVVSYRRRESLRDFTGDPWNGRTLEWSTSSPPPAYNFAFTPVIHDNDAWSDMKQRGYERPLQGFRPIHMPKNTWAGIVLAGLSTVFGFAMIWHMWPLAVLSFVLLVGTAIFHTFNYQRDYHIDADEVIRTEGARTRLLASHV from the coding sequence ATGTTCGAATCACTCGACCTCACGAAGCTCATCTTCGGCAAGCTCAGCTGGGAAGCCATCCCGCTGCACGAGCCGATCCTCATCGCGACCTTCATCGCCGTCGGGCTCGGCGGCTTCGCACTGCTCGCCGCGCTGACCTATTTCAAGGTGTGGGGCGTGCTGTGGCGCGACTGGTTCACCAGCATCGACCACAAGAAGATCGGGATCATGTACATGGTGCTGGGCATCGTCATGCTGCTGCGCGGCTTTGCCGACGCGATCATGATGCGCCTGCACCAAGCCATGGCCTTCGGCGACAACCAGGGCTTCCTGCCGCCGCACCACTACGACCAGATCTTCACGGCCCACGGTGTGATCATGATCTTCTTCGTGGCGATGCCGCTGGTGACGGGCCTGATGAACTACGTGGTGCCGTTGCAGATCGGCGCGCGCGACGTGGCCTTCCCCTTCCTCAACAACTTCAGCTTCTGGATGACCGCCAGCGGCGCCGTGCTGGTCATGGCCTCGCTGTTCGTCGGCGAGTTCGCGCGCACCGGCTGGCTGGCCTACCCGCCGCTCTCGGGCATCCTGCACAGCCCCGACGTCGGGGTCGACTACTACATCTGGTCGCTGCAGATCGCCGGGGTGGGCACACTGCTCTCGGGCATCAACCTGCTCGCGACCATCGTGAAGATGCGCGCGCCCGGCATGGGCATGATGAAGATGCCGGTGTTTACCTGGACGTCGCTGTGCACCAACGTGCTGATCGTCGCCGCCTTCCCGGTGCTGACCGCCGTGCTCGCGCTGCTGTCGCTCGACCGCTACGTCGGCACGAACTTCTTCACGAACGACTTCGGCGGCAACGCCATGATGTACGTGAACCTGATCTGGATCTGGGGCCACCCCGAGGTCTACATCCTGATCCTGCCGCTGTTCGGCGTGTTCTCGGAAATCGTCTCGACCTTCTCGGGCAAGCGTCTGTTCGGCTACGCGTCGATGGTCTACGCCACGGTGGTGATCACCATCCTGTCGTACCTGGTGTGGCTGCACCACTTCTTCACGATGGGCTCGGGCGCCAGCGTCAATTCCTTCTTCGGCATCACGACGATGATCATCTCGATCCCGACCGGGGCGAAGATCTTCAACTGGCTTTTCACGATGTACCGCGGCCGCATCCGCTTCGAAGTGCCGATGCTGTGGACCGTCGGCTTCATGGTCACCTTCGTGATCGGCGGCATGACGGGCGTGCTGCTGGCCGTGCCGCCGGCGGACTTCGTGCTGCACAACAGCCTGTTCCTGATCGCCCACTTCCACAACGTGATCATCGGCGGCGTGCTGTTCGGCCTGTTCGCCGGCATCAACTACTGGTTCCCGAAGGCCTTCGGCTACAAGCTGGACGCGTTCTGGGGAAAGATGTCCTTCTGGTTCTGGCTGATCGGTTTCTGGATGGCCTTCATGCCGCTGTACATCCTCGGCCTGATGGGCGTCACGCGCCGCGTGAGCCACTTCGAGGACATGTCGCTGCAGATCTGGTTCCAGATCGCCGCCTTCGGCGCCTTCCTGATCGCGTTGGGCATCGCGTCCTTCCTGATCCAGCTGGTCGTGAGCTACCGCCGCCGCGAGTCCCTGCGCGACTTCACGGGCGACCCATGGAACGGCCGCACGCTGGAATGGTCGACCTCGTCGCCGCCGCCGGCCTACAACTTCGCGTTCACGCCGGTCATCCATGACAACGACGCCTGGTCGGACATGAAGCAACGCGGCTACGAGCGCCCGCTGCAGGGCTTCCGCCCGATCCACATGCCCAAGAACACCTGGGCGGGCATCGTGCTCGCCGGCCTGAGCACCGTCTTCGGCTTCGCGATGATCTGGCACATGTGGCCGCTGGCCGTGCTGAGCTTCGTGCTGCTGGTCGGCACCGCCATCTTCCACACCTTCAACTACCAGCGCGACTACCACATCGATGCGGACGAAGTCATCCGCACCGAAGGCGCCCGCACCCGTCTCCTTGCCAGCCATGTCTGA
- a CDS encoding ATP-binding protein — MWPADHLEDAPGDRTRLKNMQQLIQLRWLAVFGQIVTIEVAHYGFRIPLPLEPMLIVLAALIGFNVASLLRWRTGREATNTELFVAMLVDVATLTAQLYLSGGATNPFASLYLLQVILGAVLLQAWSSAALVVITGLCLIGLALFSRPLALPLDLDRGLASPYIQGMVLCFALNASLLLVFITRINANLRARDARLASLRQRAAEEEHIVRMGLLASGAAHELGTPLATLSVILGDWKRMPEFTSNPELLQEVDEMQAQLKRCKTIVSGILLSAGEARGESSTATTVVTFLDDLVQEWRDSRPVTTFVYENRFGHDLPMVSDSALKQTIHNVLDNALEASPHRVTLDVERVDDRLVLTVTDAGPGFAPHMLTQLGKPYQSSKGRPGGGLGLFLVVNVLRTLGGNVTAHNLAEGGALVRISLPLSAVILEEEEPNAS, encoded by the coding sequence ATGTGGCCGGCCGACCACCTGGAGGACGCGCCGGGTGACCGCACCCGGCTCAAGAACATGCAGCAGCTGATCCAGCTGCGCTGGCTCGCCGTGTTCGGCCAGATCGTCACCATCGAAGTCGCGCACTACGGCTTCCGCATCCCGCTGCCGCTGGAGCCGATGCTCATCGTCCTGGCCGCGCTGATCGGCTTCAACGTGGCGAGCCTGCTGCGCTGGCGCACCGGCCGCGAGGCGACCAATACCGAACTCTTCGTCGCCATGCTGGTCGACGTCGCAACCCTCACGGCTCAGCTGTATCTCAGCGGCGGCGCCACCAACCCTTTCGCCTCGCTGTACCTGCTGCAGGTGATCCTCGGCGCGGTGCTGCTGCAGGCGTGGTCCAGCGCCGCGCTGGTGGTGATCACCGGCCTGTGCCTGATCGGCCTCGCGCTCTTCTCGCGTCCGCTGGCACTGCCGCTCGACCTCGACCGTGGGCTGGCCAGCCCCTACATCCAGGGCATGGTGCTGTGCTTCGCGCTGAATGCCTCGCTGCTGCTGGTCTTCATCACCCGCATCAACGCCAACCTGCGCGCGCGCGACGCCCGCCTGGCGAGCCTGCGGCAGCGCGCGGCGGAAGAGGAGCACATCGTGCGCATGGGCCTGCTCGCATCGGGCGCGGCGCACGAGCTGGGCACGCCGCTGGCCACCTTGTCCGTGATCCTGGGCGATTGGAAGCGCATGCCCGAATTCACCTCGAACCCCGAGCTGCTGCAGGAGGTCGACGAGATGCAGGCGCAGCTCAAGCGCTGCAAGACCATCGTGAGCGGCATCCTGCTGTCGGCCGGGGAAGCGCGTGGCGAATCGTCCACGGCCACCACCGTCGTCACCTTCCTCGACGACCTGGTGCAGGAGTGGCGCGACAGCCGTCCCGTGACCACCTTCGTCTACGAGAACCGCTTCGGCCACGACCTGCCCATGGTCTCCGATTCGGCGTTGAAGCAGACCATCCACAACGTGCTCGACAATGCCCTGGAGGCGTCGCCGCATCGCGTGACGCTGGACGTCGAGCGCGTCGACGATCGCCTGGTGCTGACGGTGACCGATGCCGGCCCCGGCTTTGCACCGCACATGCTGACGCAGCTGGGCAAGCCCTACCAGTCGAGCAAGGGCCGGCCCGGTGGCGGGCTCGGGCTCTTCCTGGTCGTCAATGTGCTGCGCACGCTCGGCGGCAACGTGACGGCGCACAACCTCGCCGAGGGCGGTGCGCTGGTGCGCATCTCGCTGCCGCTGTCCGCCGTCATCCTGGAAGAAGAGGAACCGAATGCAAGTTGA
- the cyoA gene encoding ubiquinol oxidase subunit II, with product MPSFKIPRVLFLLPLSLLAGCNMVLLNPSGDIASQQGRLIVISTILMLLIIVPVIAMTLFFAWKYRQSNKEADYSPDWDHSTQLELAIWGAPLLIIIALGALTWISTHTLDPYRPLARIDAQRPIPADTKPLVVEVVALDWKWLFLYPEQGIATVNELAAPVDRPIQFKITSSTVMNSFFIPALAGQIYAMAGMETKLHAVINKPGEYDGFSANYSGAGFSGMRFKFHGLNDADFDKWVQSNKAGGGELTRGAYLQLEKPSERDPVRRFATVAPGLYDAILNRCVEANRMCMKDIMAIDANGGQGIPGAFNVASMDAATRARQGLAPGAELGRARTYVGAMCSVNDPVDAFPLSVPAATQPL from the coding sequence ATGCCTTCCTTCAAGATTCCGCGTGTGTTGTTCCTGCTGCCGCTGAGCTTGCTGGCGGGCTGCAACATGGTGCTGCTCAACCCCTCGGGCGACATCGCGTCGCAGCAGGGCCGGTTGATCGTGATTTCCACGATCCTCATGTTGCTGATCATCGTGCCGGTGATCGCGATGACGCTGTTCTTCGCCTGGAAGTACCGCCAGTCCAACAAGGAAGCGGACTATTCGCCCGACTGGGACCACTCGACCCAGCTCGAGCTGGCCATCTGGGGCGCGCCGCTGCTCATCATCATCGCGCTGGGCGCCCTGACCTGGATCAGCACCCACACGCTCGACCCGTACCGGCCCCTGGCGCGCATCGACGCCCAGCGGCCGATCCCGGCCGACACCAAGCCGCTGGTGGTCGAGGTGGTGGCGCTCGACTGGAAGTGGCTGTTCCTCTACCCCGAGCAGGGCATCGCCACGGTCAACGAGCTGGCGGCCCCGGTCGACCGGCCGATCCAGTTCAAGATCACCTCGTCGACGGTGATGAACTCCTTCTTCATCCCCGCACTGGCCGGCCAGATCTACGCCATGGCGGGCATGGAGACCAAGCTGCACGCGGTCATCAACAAGCCGGGCGAGTACGACGGCTTCTCCGCCAACTACAGCGGCGCCGGCTTCTCGGGCATGCGCTTCAAGTTCCACGGCCTGAACGACGCCGACTTCGACAAGTGGGTGCAGAGCAACAAGGCCGGCGGCGGCGAGCTCACCCGCGGCGCCTACCTGCAGCTGGAAAAGCCGTCCGAGCGCGACCCGGTGCGCCGCTTCGCCACGGTCGCGCCCGGCCTGTACGACGCCATCCTGAACCGCTGCGTCGAAGCCAACCGGATGTGCATGAAGGACATCATGGCGATCGACGCCAACGGCGGCCAGGGCATCCCCGGCGCCTTCAACGTCGCCTCGATGGACGCTGCCACGCGAGCCCGCCAGGGTCTGGCACCCGGCGCCGAGCTGGGCCGCGCCCGCACCTACGTCGGTGCCATGTGCTCCGTGAACGATCCGGTGGATGCGTTCCCGCTCTCCGTGCCCGCTGCCACGCAGCCGCTGTAA
- the cyoD gene encoding cytochrome o ubiquinol oxidase subunit IV — protein sequence MSAGHDTHGHGHDTDDHHDEGVPHSTLKGYTIGFVLSVILTVIPFWLVMGKVFESSSTTALVILGFAAVQIVVHMIYFLHMNTKVEGGWSMLALIFTLVLVVITLAGSLWVMYHLNHNMMPSLHDMKNMP from the coding sequence ATGAGCGCAGGTCACGACACGCACGGCCACGGCCACGACACCGACGATCACCACGACGAAGGCGTGCCCCACAGCACGCTCAAGGGCTACACCATCGGCTTCGTGCTGTCGGTCATCCTCACCGTCATCCCGTTCTGGCTGGTGATGGGCAAGGTGTTCGAGAGCTCGAGCACCACCGCCTTGGTCATCCTCGGTTTCGCCGCCGTCCAGATCGTGGTGCACATGATCTATTTCCTGCACATGAACACCAAGGTCGAAGGCGGCTGGTCGATGCTGGCGCTGATTTTCACGCTGGTGCTCGTGGTCATCACGCTGGCCGGCTCCTTGTGGGTGATGTACCACCTCAACCACAACATGATGCCGTCGCTGCACGACATGAAGAACATGCCTTGA
- a CDS encoding SURF1 family protein, with the protein MSGHRPAEPAAERGPRSAAVLAALAFLALAVFCGFVALGTWQVERRAWKLDLIERVAQRIHAAPVEAPAQAAWPTVEASRDEYRRVRLTGTFLHDRETLVQASTAIGTGFWVLTPLRVADGSLVMVNRGFVPPEQRDPTSRGGVPISTVTVTGFLRMSERSGFFPRRNDPAADRWFSRELPAIAAARGLGTVAPYFVDADAGPPGTWPVGGLTVIAFPNSHFVYAVTWYGLALMVALAAGYVSRDERRLRRRHIGDNGHSIDPESKDAAHE; encoded by the coding sequence TTGAGCGGGCACCGGCCAGCCGAACCGGCCGCCGAACGCGGCCCACGCTCCGCGGCCGTCCTGGCCGCGTTGGCGTTTCTGGCGCTCGCCGTTTTCTGCGGTTTCGTCGCGCTGGGCACCTGGCAGGTCGAGCGCCGCGCCTGGAAGCTCGACCTGATCGAACGCGTCGCCCAGCGCATCCACGCGGCGCCGGTCGAGGCGCCGGCCCAGGCGGCGTGGCCCACGGTCGAGGCCAGCCGGGACGAATACCGCCGCGTCCGTCTCACCGGCACCTTCCTGCACGACCGCGAGACGCTGGTGCAGGCCTCCACGGCCATCGGCACCGGCTTCTGGGTGCTCACGCCGCTGCGTGTTGCCGACGGCAGCCTGGTGATGGTCAACCGCGGCTTCGTCCCGCCGGAGCAACGCGACCCCACCTCGCGCGGCGGGGTGCCGATCAGCACCGTGACTGTCACCGGTTTCCTGCGCATGAGCGAGCGCAGCGGCTTCTTTCCGCGGCGCAACGACCCCGCGGCCGACCGCTGGTTCTCGCGCGAACTGCCGGCCATCGCGGCGGCGCGCGGGCTGGGCACCGTGGCGCCGTACTTCGTCGATGCCGACGCCGGCCCGCCTGGCACCTGGCCGGTCGGCGGTCTCACCGTCATCGCCTTTCCCAACAGCCACTTCGTCTATGCCGTGACCTGGTACGGGCTGGCGCTGATGGTCGCGCTGGCGGCGGGTTATGTGTCGCGCGACGAGCGCCGGCTGCGGCGCCGCCACATTGGGGACAATGGACATTCCATCGATCCCGAAAGCAAGGATGCTGCGCACGAATGA
- a CDS encoding response regulator transcription factor: protein MQVDPGPPARRLLIVEDDAAFARTLGRSFERRGYAVMLATSLEDVEDLLKAPGSPESPVYAVVDLKLGGEASGLACVQRLHAHDPDMLIVVLTGFASIATAVEAIKLGACHYLAKPSNTDDIEAAFGRAEGTIDVELTNRSTSIKTLEWERIHETLAETGFNISETARRLGMHRRTLARKLGKQQVK, encoded by the coding sequence ATGCAAGTTGATCCCGGGCCGCCGGCACGCCGGCTGCTGATCGTCGAGGACGATGCGGCCTTTGCGCGCACGCTCGGCCGCTCCTTCGAGCGGCGCGGCTATGCGGTGATGCTCGCGACCAGCCTGGAGGACGTGGAAGACCTGCTGAAGGCGCCGGGGTCGCCCGAATCGCCCGTGTATGCCGTGGTCGACCTGAAGCTCGGCGGCGAGGCCTCGGGCCTGGCCTGCGTGCAGCGCCTGCATGCGCACGACCCGGACATGCTGATCGTGGTGCTCACCGGCTTCGCCAGCATCGCGACCGCCGTCGAGGCCATCAAGCTGGGTGCCTGCCACTACCTCGCCAAGCCGTCGAACACCGACGACATCGAGGCCGCCTTCGGCCGGGCCGAAGGAACGATCGACGTCGAGCTGACCAACCGCTCGACCTCGATCAAGACGCTCGAATGGGAGCGCATCCACGAGACATTGGCCGAGACCGGTTTCAACATCTCCGAGACCGCGCGTCGGTTGGGCATGCACCGGCGGACGCTGGCGCGCAAGCTGGGGAAGCAGCAGGTGAAGTAG
- a CDS encoding MFS transporter: MTTSAIAPQGSHFGQSASSTGRDIAHAVGGDKEHVSPSDIAVGVVIGRASEYFDFFVYGIASALVFPSVFFPFADRLTGTLYAFAIFALAFIARPFGTALSMAIQRRYGREAKLTAAIFMLGTATAGIAFLPTYESVGATAIVLLAVFRIAQGIALGGSWDGLPSLLAMSAPQNRRGWYAMLGQLGAPFGFLTAATLFAFLTASIPAEDFLSWGWRYPFYVAFAINVVALFARLRLVAATEYSKQLDERELEPTGIVEISRAQGGNILIGAFAALASYALFHIVTIFPLSWITLYSEQSVSQFLVIQAIGACLAALAMVASGKIADRIGRRRTLGSLAVAIAVFSGFAPTLLDGGNLGQDTFILVGFVLLGLSYGQASGTVTSNFAARFRYTGAALTADVAWLIGAAFAPLVALGLSAHFGLGYVSVYLLSGAACTLTALWVNRTLEQQRD; this comes from the coding sequence ATGACCACGTCCGCTATCGCACCACAAGGCAGCCACTTTGGCCAGAGCGCCAGTTCCACCGGAAGGGATATCGCCCACGCCGTCGGCGGCGACAAGGAGCACGTCAGCCCCAGCGACATCGCCGTCGGCGTCGTGATCGGCCGCGCTTCCGAGTATTTCGACTTCTTCGTCTATGGGATCGCCTCCGCACTGGTCTTCCCGTCGGTGTTCTTCCCCTTCGCCGACCGCCTGACGGGCACGCTCTACGCCTTCGCGATCTTCGCCCTCGCCTTCATCGCCCGCCCCTTCGGCACCGCGCTGTCGATGGCCATCCAGCGCCGTTATGGTCGCGAGGCCAAGCTCACCGCCGCGATCTTCATGCTCGGCACCGCGACCGCGGGCATCGCCTTCCTGCCGACGTACGAGAGCGTGGGCGCCACGGCCATCGTGCTGCTGGCGGTCTTCCGCATCGCCCAGGGCATCGCACTGGGCGGCAGCTGGGATGGCCTGCCGTCGCTGCTGGCGATGAGCGCTCCGCAGAACCGGCGCGGCTGGTACGCCATGCTCGGCCAGCTCGGCGCGCCCTTCGGCTTCCTGACGGCGGCCACCCTGTTCGCCTTTCTCACGGCCAGCATCCCGGCGGAGGACTTCCTGTCCTGGGGCTGGCGCTATCCCTTCTACGTCGCCTTCGCCATCAACGTCGTGGCGCTGTTCGCCCGTCTGCGCCTGGTCGCAGCCACCGAATACTCCAAGCAGCTGGACGAGCGCGAGCTCGAACCCACCGGCATCGTCGAGATCTCGCGCGCCCAGGGCGGCAACATCCTGATCGGCGCCTTCGCGGCCTTGGCCAGCTACGCCCTCTTCCACATCGTGACGATCTTCCCGCTGTCGTGGATCACCCTCTATTCCGAGCAGTCGGTCAGCCAGTTCCTGGTGATCCAGGCCATCGGCGCCTGCCTGGCCGCACTGGCGATGGTCGCTTCCGGCAAGATCGCCGACCGCATCGGCCGGCGCCGCACGCTCGGCTCGCTGGCGGTGGCGATCGCGGTCTTCAGCGGCTTCGCGCCGACGCTGCTGGACGGCGGCAACCTCGGGCAGGACACCTTCATCCTGGTCGGCTTCGTCCTGCTGGGCCTGTCCTATGGCCAGGCCTCGGGCACCGTGACCTCGAACTTCGCCGCCCGCTTCCGCTACACCGGCGCGGCCCTGACGGCCGACGTGGCCTGGCTCATCGGCGCGGCCTTCGCACCGCTGGTGGCCCTGGGCCTGTCGGCGCACTTCGGCCTGGGCTACGTCAGCGTCTACCTGCTGTCGGGCGCGGCCTGCACGCTCACCGCGCTGTGGGTCAACCGGACGCTCGAGCAGCAGCGCGACTAG
- the cyoC gene encoding cytochrome o ubiquinol oxidase subunit III: MSDTAATLHSGDVHAPDNQRFYVPGDHHPENGTLLGFWLYLMSDCLIFACLFAVHAVVGRSYAAGPSGADLFDLPLVALNTSMLLLSSITYGFAMIAMQKKLVKQVLVWLAITGLFGAAFIGLELYEFHHLIHEGAVPQRSAFLSSFFTLVGTHGLHVTFGIIWLVTLMVQVSRHGLTVENRRRLMCLSMFWHFLDVVWIGVFTFVYLMGVLP; this comes from the coding sequence ATGTCTGATACCGCCGCCACCCTGCATTCGGGCGACGTCCACGCGCCCGACAACCAGCGCTTCTACGTCCCTGGCGACCACCACCCGGAGAACGGCACGCTGCTGGGCTTCTGGCTCTACCTGATGAGCGACTGCCTCATCTTCGCGTGCCTGTTCGCGGTGCACGCGGTGGTGGGTCGCAGCTACGCGGCCGGCCCGTCGGGTGCCGACTTGTTCGACCTGCCCCTGGTCGCGCTCAACACCTCGATGCTGCTGCTGTCGTCGATCACCTATGGCTTCGCCATGATCGCCATGCAGAAGAAGCTGGTGAAGCAGGTGCTCGTGTGGCTGGCCATCACGGGCCTGTTCGGTGCGGCCTTCATCGGGCTCGAGCTGTACGAGTTCCACCACCTGATCCATGAAGGCGCAGTGCCGCAGCGCAGTGCCTTCCTGTCGTCCTTCTTCACGCTGGTCGGCACCCACGGCCTGCACGTCACCTTCGGCATCATCTGGCTGGTCACGCTGATGGTGCAGGTGTCGCGCCACGGCCTCACGGTGGAGAACCGCCGCCGCCTGATGTGCCTGTCGATGTTCTGGCACTTCCTGGACGTGGTCTGGATCGGCGTCTTCACCTTTGTCTACCTGATGGGAGTGCTGCCATGA